TTTATAGTCTTTCACCATTATAACACAATAGTAATTATTGTCAATAAAAACGTTATAAATTGTTAAAAGTTTTTTTACTAGCACCAAATATTTATCAATATTAATACTTCATTAATATTTTATTAAGTTTGTAAATATTCAAAAATTGTTCATATATGAATGGTATAATGTAAGGGTAAGCAAGTTCTACTGCATATAAAAGCTTATGGGATGAAGGATTGACAGAATAACAGGGGTATCCTTATAGGAGGAGAAAATGGATTTACCGATATTTTACAATGAAGAAGATGAATGGAAAAAAGTAATGCTGATGTACGATTCAGCATTAAAAGAAGTTAATACAAAACTGGAGATTTTAAATAATGAATTTAAATTAGATCATAAATATAATCCGATTGAACATATTACCTCAAGAATTAAGACTCCTCAGAGTATTGCTAAAAAGATACGACACAACGGAAGAGAACTGACGGTTGAAAATATAGTTAAGTATATTAATGATGTAGCAGGTATCCGTATTATCTGCTCCTTCACTTCAGATATATATAGAATTGCTGATTTAATTGCAAAGCAAAGTGATGTTCAGGTACTTAAGGTTAAAGATTATATCATGTGTCCGAAACCAAACGGATATACCAGCTATCATATGATTATTTCCGTACCTATTTTTTTGTCCAATACGATGGTTAATGTTAAGGTAGAGATACAGATACGTACAATTGCCATGGATTTTTGGGCCAGTCTGGAGCATAAAATTTATTATAAATTTGAAGGAAATGCGCCAGAGCGTATAAGTAAGGAATTAAAGGAGTGTGCTGATGTAATTGCTTTTTTAGACCATAAAATGCTTACTCTAAATGAAGAAATAAAGATGCATAATCCAGAAAATGAAATTGAACAGTACAAGGAGATTTTATCTGAGAATTTTCAGAATATGATAAGGGAATCTTACGGTACTGTTATTGATGAAGAGACAGAGGAGGAACAGGAGAAAGAGAACCTATCGCAGTCAGCAGAGGTCTTTGCACAGGCAGCAGTCAACGAAGTAGGTACTTTAGGGGACGAGGAAGCAGTCAATGAAGTGAACGCAGATAAGAAATCAGGAAAGAAAAGTCCAGAAAAAAAGTCTGAGGGAAAGCTGTTAAAGTTTTTCAGACCATAAATAGAGATTAACATAATTAGCAAAAAGATAGGCTTCCTTGGCAAAATAGGAGGCCTATCCCTTTTATAAGAAAGATGATTAGTCCAGTTTGAATTTTGATAATAAACCTGCAAGTCCGGTTGCAGCTTCACCACCGGAATTATATTCAAAGGGAACTTCTTCTACAGATTCAACCACTTCTGTGTTTTCTTCTACAGCTCTCATACTTAAGCCGATTTTACCTTCTTTAACATCTGTAATTTTAACAGTAACTTCTTGTCCTTCTTTTAACACTTCACCAGGAGATTTAATACGTTTGTTGCTTATCTGGGAGATATGAAGCAGTCCGGAAAGTCCGTCTCCGATGTTAACGAAAGCACCGTAGGGTGCAATTTTTTCTACAATTCCCTTTGTTATAATACCTACCTGTAAATGTGAAATTTTTGAATTTTTCTCAGCCAGGTTCTTATCCTTTTCTACTTCCTTACCGGAAAGAACCAGCTTGTTATTGCTTTCATCCACGGTAATTACGATTACCTGAAGCTCTTTATTTACCCAAGTTTCCGGTGTTTCTACGTATTGAAGAGATAATTGGGACGCGGGAATGAAAGCTCTGATACCCTCAAGGTAGGTAATCACACCGCCATTTACAGCTTGTGCTATTTTAACATCAATTATTTTTTTCTCTTCTTTATATTCCTTTAATTTTACCCAGGATAGTATACTGTCAGCTTCTTTTTTAGATAACAGGATATTTCCGTTACCGTCATCTTCTCTTATAACCGCTGCAGAAATTTCTGCCCCCACCTTAATGTCTGCTTTAATAGAAAATCTTGGGTCATGACTTAAATCTTCTAACCGGATAATTCCTTCCGCGTAATAGCCTAAGTCAA
The nucleotide sequence above comes from Anaerocolumna cellulosilytica. Encoded proteins:
- a CDS encoding S1 RNA-binding domain-containing protein, with amino-acid sequence MNNQDNFDVTPDTTNNETSTEQVKQPEVTLSMKDFEDQINSSFHKLEAGEIVKGTVIGISDTEVTVDLGYYAEGIIRLEDLSHDPRFSIKADIKVGAEISAAVIREDDGNGNILLSKKEADSILSWVKLKEYKEEKKIIDVKIAQAVNGGVITYLEGIRAFIPASQLSLQYVETPETWVNKELQVIVITVDESNNKLVLSGKEVEKDKNLAEKNSKISHLQVGIITKGIVEKIAPYGAFVNIGDGLSGLLHISQISNKRIKSPGEVLKEGQEVTVKITDVKEGKIGLSMRAVEENTEVVESVEEVPFEYNSGGEAATGLAGLLSKFKLD